Within Spinacia oleracea cultivar Varoflay chromosome 4, BTI_SOV_V1, whole genome shotgun sequence, the genomic segment ACttgacatttgcttgacattcccgatgtcaagtatggaggtcgtctgccaaCCAACACCTCCACTTTGGGAGGTGCATAGTTgttgccggatccgcctcttagtcaagcacctttttgacacccaaagccgaccacttgcatcatacataacttagaccgaccttaggttgagaactttgcatgtcgcattcataatCCATGTTAGTTTGGCAACGTGCtattcactagaggaaaaatccttataagttgctcatcaaaagttgcccttattaAACAAGTGCAACCTTTAGaacaacaaaaaattaaaaaaaataataataattaaaatctgaAAGTTTTTCCCCAAACTAGCGCAGCCTTTAACCTACCTAAGAacttaaagaaaaaaaacactGCTCTCTCCTCCTTGCAGCCAACGTACAACTAGCTCCTGCAAACCATCTCCCTGTTGACCGACGAAGCCACCGgctctctcctccttctcaAGTGACCGGCGAAACCACACTCACACACTCGCaccctctctcctccttctcaGGTGACCGGAAATTATTTTTAGAACCATATCTTCCTATCTCTAGCTTCCCCGCTTCTCTCTTGGGGTTTCGATGTCGTCGTTTATGGGGGTTTCCTCTATCATTCGATCGGTGATTACGGTGAATGATAACTCTCTGTCACTTTCTCTCTCAGGTACTTTCTGTTccaatttttttcttaattcttACTTCAATTTTTCGCAATTTGATCAATTTTTCGGTTTTTTGATTGATTGGTTTGATTTTCGAATTTCGTTTTTGCTTGTTTTATTAATCAGATTCTTGAATGATGATAATCAAGTTCTGGTAATTTCCCTTTACTGCTTTATTTATACAGTTAATTTCAAACTTTTTTGGTTGGAATTGAACTAATAGTTTAAATCATGTGTCGTTGCTATTGCGGTTGAAATTGTTTAGTGTATTAGAATGGAAAGCGGAAAAGTTGTGTTTCTGCATTTGGTTAATCATTCTTCTGTCATTTGCGGTTGAAAAACAGTGGTGGAATTTGCGGTGGGATCAAATTTAGCTCTTTTCATGATAGGGAAAGTTGAGGATCTCTGAAATTTGAATAACTGTATGAATAATTCAATAATAGGAAGAATGCTTAGGTAAGAAACTACCTGAAGGCATAAGAATACCATTCACGCAGATTCTTCATATTCCCACTGAATTGTATATATGCTCTATCAGATTTGTTAAAATTATGGCCCCTATATTTTATCGGGATGTTTGACCTTGTGTGTGGCATATGATTCAAGTATCTGGCTTACATATTAtgattatattttaatgtaatatgttatttattgttttcattTGCAAATTTTATATTTTGCAGAGACTAAGTTTTTGTTCAATATATATGTGATAGTTGAAGTCGCTATTGGATGTTCTTGGATAACTAACTGATTCTTATTTTAATCATGCTTCCTGAATGAATTGGTACATGGATGGGGACTGGATTTTTCTATGTGAATACATGTTGAAGTAAGTTCTTCATTTCTAACTGTCATTTCGGTTTTGGTTTCTTTTAAGTTATTTCCTTTGCTGAATTTTAAAATAGAAATGTGGTCATTCTTGATAATCATGTTTTTCTGTATTTCCCTTTCTTGCAAGGCTCTTCAAGTTAGAGCTCTTTGATAACTCATTGGTTTTAAGTGGTTTTTCTCTTACTTAATTGTCTTTATCTAGTTTAAAACTTAATGTTGTTTATATCCAGTTTGTAAGTTGATATGATTAAGTTAATTGAGGGAGTTGTCAACTGCTTTTTcctctcttttgtaatggtgggttaagtgtatgcatctaactACTAAAACTGGGTTTTCTAATAGATTAAAGTATGATTAATGGTGGGTTAAGTATATATTATGCCTGTTATATTTTTATGAATGTGATTCCATTATTGAAATTCAGAATTTCAAATGAATTCATGGTTTCCAAATACCACATTATTGCATTCACTCAAAGCAGCAGAGGCTGTCATCCTTCCAGGTGGAGGGAGTCAACATTGATTTTCTCGTCTACTATGATATTTTCTAACCTGTAAAGTTTAAATTATAATGCATTCATACACCCTGTCCTTGAGACCATATTTATTGGACCATCATTTCCATAATTCAGCCTCATAAATAAACTGATTACTGTATCGTATGCCTTACAATACTCCAGCAACTGAAGTAGCTAACCATCCTACTGGCTGTACTGGGTGTAAGATTTTGCTCAAACAACTTTTAACTTAGTGTAATCTCTTTACCCTTTTTGTCGAAGTAGGAAATATCTTCTTGGACACAGAAAATTTGTGGTCTTCTTGAATTCTCACCATGAAGTGTGTCTGTGTTTCTGGCCTATAAGTAACATGCCTCTGCTtacataatcacataattttttattataatattatAGTTCGTTAGTTGTATTCTCCACTAACTTAAGAACATGCTTGTTTTTTGTTGGATCTAAATGCAGATTCATCTTTCCAAGAACGACATCCTAGGTTCTGGGATTTCATAAAAAAAGCATGCACTAAGATGATGAAGGTTCTAATTGCTTTCCAGGGAAAGCATCCTTTCTCATTTGGTGATAAGAGCGTCCTTTCACCTGTCGTTGATTTCTGCTTAAATAAGATCACCAATCCAGAGGCTGAACTCTTTTCATTTGAACAATTTTTTATCCAATGTATGGTGTTGGTAAAATCTACCCTGGAATGTAAAGACTACAGTCTTATGGTTGGTTGTGTGATAAATGAAAATGCAGTCACTGCAGAGCAGAGGAAGAAAAGTATCTCTTCTGCTGTTGCTGAGAATCTTGCCTCACCTTTCCCCAATGATCTTGTGGTACTTCTATGCAATATATTAGTACGGAGGTAAATTTGTGACAATTAAGCATATAGTTTTGCTACTTTGTTGCACCTTCAGATTACAAAGATTTCTTCTAGCTGTCAGCTTTTAATCATTGGAAGCATGAACTTAAGTCCTTGAGTATCACTGAGTGTTTGAATATTTAACAGCGAGGCAACTGATTTGTATGTGAGCCACTGCTTAATTTTTTACTTAGGCACATGACCAACTTTGGTGTACCTTTTGGGATGCGACTGATCTTTGTGGGTCACTGCTTGATTTTTTGTTGTCTGTCATATGTCATCTCCTTCTGCTTTTTCATGTTGATCGTTTAAAGGGACTTGCTAACTGCTGTCCCCT encodes:
- the LOC110798886 gene encoding uncharacterized protein isoform X1 → MSSFMGVSSIIRSVITVNDNSLSLSLSDSSFQERHPRFWDFIKKACTKMMKVLIAFQGKHPFSFGDKSVLSPVVDFCLNKITNPEAELFSFEQFFIQCMVLVKSTLECKDYSLMVGCVINENAVTAEQRKKSISSAVAENLASPFPNDLVVLLCNILVRR
- the LOC110798886 gene encoding uncharacterized protein isoform X3 codes for the protein MPYNTPATEVANHPTGCTGYSSFQERHPRFWDFIKKACTKMMKVLIAFQGKHPFSFGDKSVLSPVVDFCLNKITNPEAELFSFEQFFIQCMVLVKSTLECKDYSLMVGCVINENAVTAEQRKKSISSAVAENLASPFPNDLVVLLCNILVRR
- the LOC110798886 gene encoding uncharacterized protein isoform X2, whose protein sequence is MSSFMGVSSIIRSVITVNDNSLSLSLSERHPRFWDFIKKACTKMMKVLIAFQGKHPFSFGDKSVLSPVVDFCLNKITNPEAELFSFEQFFIQCMVLVKSTLECKDYSLMVGCVINENAVTAEQRKKSISSAVAENLASPFPNDLVVLLCNILVRR